A section of the Chryseobacterium ginsenosidimutans genome encodes:
- the porD gene encoding type IX secretion system protein PorD, whose product MKKILSIFLLLFLFNLSFSQELLATVQVNSQQLGGSNQSAYKALEKSLRDFINNTSWTGKKLQNFEKIKSNFAIVITERDGNRFRGSIVVQAVRPVFNTNYESPLINLQDTRFSFDYVENENLIFNERQFSGKNLIDVISFYVYVILGADADSFQSMAGTQWFQKAQQIAQNGESQNTYDGWKQINEPRSRSILIKEIMSPNWSQLRATIYSYHRAGLDNLFNQDQTAAKKVIFDALMQLKQYENSFQQAYFFNLFMDAKADEIFNIFNSGNNGGIVLGDLKQEMTTLSPKNTDARWSKWKQ is encoded by the coding sequence ATGAAAAAAATTTTAAGCATATTTTTACTTCTGTTTTTATTCAATCTTAGCTTTTCTCAGGAATTGTTAGCGACGGTTCAGGTGAATTCCCAACAATTGGGGGGAAGTAATCAATCCGCATATAAAGCGCTTGAAAAAAGCCTCAGGGATTTCATCAATAATACGAGCTGGACAGGGAAAAAACTTCAGAATTTTGAAAAAATAAAATCAAATTTTGCGATTGTAATCACTGAAAGAGATGGAAACCGTTTCAGGGGAAGTATTGTCGTACAGGCAGTTCGCCCGGTTTTTAACACAAATTACGAATCTCCGTTGATTAACCTTCAGGATACAAGGTTTTCTTTTGATTATGTTGAAAATGAGAATCTTATATTTAATGAGAGACAGTTTTCAGGGAAAAACCTTATTGATGTTATAAGTTTTTATGTATATGTAATTTTGGGTGCTGATGCAGACAGTTTTCAGTCGATGGCGGGAACTCAATGGTTTCAAAAAGCTCAACAGATTGCACAAAATGGCGAATCTCAGAATACATATGACGGTTGGAAGCAAATCAATGAACCTAGAAGCCGTTCCATTTTAATCAAAGAGATTATGAGCCCAAACTGGAGTCAGTTGCGTGCAACGATATATTCATACCACAGAGCCGGTTTGGATAATTTATTCAATCAGGATCAGACTGCGGCGAAAAAAGTTATTTTTGATGCCTTAATGCAGTTAAAACAATATGAAAATTCTTTCCAGCAGGCATATTTCTTTAATCTTTTTATGGATGCCAAAGCGGATGAAATCTTCAATATTTTCAATTCCGGAAATAATGGAGGGATTGTATTGGGAGATTTAAAGCAGGAAATGACTACTCTTTCACCTAAAAATACGGACGCCAGATGGAGCAAGTGGAAACAGTAA
- a CDS encoding DNA repair protein RecN has translation MLSRIYIKNFALIDTLEVSLHNGLQVITGETGAGKSIILGALRLILGERADVKSISKAEEKSIVETEFSLNNQFKKFFIENDLDYEHQTIIRREILPSGKSRAFINDVPVTLDILRELSSKLIDIHSQFETSNLFTSEYQFKIIDGLSENKKYVEDYQNEFSDFQSLKIQLKKLQSQLSESRKESDYKEFLLNELEELKLDDVNYEELQNQLSVQENAEMISENLAQVLSRFHQEEIGILSFFNEAKNKLSKIAEVSNGFSELDERLETSFVELKDIISELENEAENIEINPENLALLIELNNRINNLFVKHNVSDINELKEIRDQLSGDQKGASELEEKIVEIERNISKKEKILQSLAEKLSKNRKKSIPVFIKKAEELLKKLGLEKAKVDIELQDSADFNQFGKENIQLLFQANSGFPLKPIQTAISGGERSRVMLAVKKIIAESDELPTLILDEIDTGVSGKVAEEIGNLMREMSTDMQLIVISHLAQVAAKGNNNYKVVKHDVSGKTQSTIIALNDEEKLNEIAQLLSGSKITDAAMAQAKELIG, from the coding sequence ATGCTGTCGAGAATTTATATTAAAAACTTTGCCCTGATTGATACGCTTGAAGTATCGCTGCACAATGGTTTACAGGTAATCACTGGGGAGACCGGTGCGGGAAAATCTATTATTTTAGGCGCTTTACGGCTGATCTTGGGAGAAAGAGCAGATGTAAAATCAATCTCAAAAGCAGAAGAAAAAAGCATCGTAGAAACAGAATTTTCTTTAAATAACCAATTCAAAAAATTCTTCATCGAAAACGATCTTGATTATGAACATCAAACGATCATTCGCAGGGAAATTTTGCCTTCAGGAAAATCGCGTGCTTTTATCAATGACGTTCCGGTGACTTTGGATATTTTGAGAGAACTGTCTTCAAAACTCATAGATATTCACTCTCAGTTTGAAACTTCTAATCTTTTTACTTCAGAATATCAGTTTAAAATCATTGACGGACTTTCTGAGAATAAAAAGTATGTTGAAGATTATCAAAATGAATTTTCAGATTTCCAAAGTTTAAAAATTCAGCTTAAAAAACTTCAAAGTCAGCTTTCGGAAAGTAGAAAAGAAAGTGACTACAAAGAATTCTTGTTGAATGAACTGGAAGAGCTGAAACTGGATGATGTAAATTATGAAGAACTGCAAAACCAGCTTTCTGTTCAGGAAAACGCTGAAATGATTTCTGAAAATCTAGCACAGGTTTTGTCGAGATTTCATCAGGAAGAAATTGGGATTTTGTCTTTCTTTAATGAAGCTAAAAATAAATTATCAAAAATTGCAGAAGTTTCAAACGGATTTTCAGAGCTTGATGAAAGGCTGGAAACTTCTTTTGTGGAATTAAAAGATATTATTTCCGAGCTTGAAAATGAAGCTGAAAATATTGAGATTAATCCTGAAAACTTAGCGCTTTTAATTGAATTAAATAACAGGATCAATAATCTGTTTGTTAAACATAATGTTTCTGATATTAATGAATTAAAAGAAATCAGAGATCAGTTATCCGGCGACCAGAAAGGCGCTTCCGAATTGGAAGAAAAAATTGTTGAAATCGAAAGGAATATTTCTAAAAAAGAAAAGATACTTCAGTCTCTTGCTGAAAAGCTTTCAAAAAACAGAAAGAAAAGCATCCCTGTTTTCATTAAAAAGGCGGAAGAATTGCTTAAAAAACTAGGTCTTGAAAAAGCCAAAGTTGATATTGAATTGCAGGATTCTGCAGATTTTAATCAGTTCGGGAAAGAAAATATTCAGCTTTTATTTCAGGCAAATTCAGGTTTCCCTTTAAAGCCGATTCAGACAGCAATTTCCGGTGGTGAAAGATCAAGAGTTATGTTAGCGGTGAAGAAAATCATTGCAGAAAGCGATGAACTTCCTACGTTAATTTTAGACGAAATCGATACCGGAGTTTCAGGTAAAGTTGCCGAAGAAATAGGAAATCTTATGCGCGAAATGTCAACAGATATGCAGCTTATCGTGATTTCTCACCTCGCTCAGGTTGCTGCAAAAGGAAATAATAATTATAAGGTTGTGAAACATGATGTTTCCGGAAAAACTCAATCTACGATTATTGCTTTAAACGACGAGGAAAAATTAAACGAAATTGCCCAGTTGCTCTCAGGAAGTAAAATTACGGATGCGGCTATGGCACAGGCGAAAGAATTGATTGGATAA
- the rnpA gene encoding ribonuclease P protein component yields MTNFKYPRAEKLKKNTEISLLFEKGKWRTNGNLRIIILKNKPTAPIESAKFAVSVSKKYFKKAVHRNRIKRLLRECYRLNKDLFKEAFGDKTIAMLFWASPEMPAKFQDVEAQFIKLCESQKKS; encoded by the coding sequence ATGACAAACTTCAAATATCCCAGAGCCGAAAAACTCAAGAAAAATACAGAAATTTCTTTACTTTTTGAAAAAGGTAAATGGAGAACTAATGGGAATTTGAGAATTATAATCCTTAAAAATAAACCTACGGCTCCGATTGAAAGTGCAAAGTTTGCGGTATCGGTTTCTAAGAAATATTTCAAAAAAGCAGTTCACAGAAATCGTATAAAAAGGCTTTTACGTGAATGTTACCGTTTGAATAAAGACCTATTTAAAGAAGCTTTCGGGGACAAAACAATAGCCATGTTATTTTGGGCCTCTCCCGAAATGCCTGCAAAATTTCAAGATGTTGAAGCGCAATTTATAAAGCTCTGTGAGTCTCAAAAGAAATCCTGA
- a CDS encoding DUF5687 family protein: protein MFLKFLRLEFKSFFRGTSLGINLAMKILRFIGILYFMLCLVGGAFAAFYYIQEEMHQDPLKIVSKFLVAAWAVDLILKYMWQEMPTQNIKPFLTLNIPKKTLVNYMLSKTFLSAFSWLNSLFFITFSAIALFNGYSFINVFGWFIGVSLLFYLNNFINILFNDKETIAIVVGCIFAAVAGLTYYNILPTLSYSEAFFYGFFEKPYLALISIALFLGLWWICFKHIHQVFYLDEGLEAKKTVGKTENIAFLNKYGAIGTFINNDIKMLRRNKVTKGILLGSFMFLFYGMLMFTSSIYKTPAMIMFMGLFVTGGFQFMFGQRVPAFDSSYYPLMMTLNVPYKEYLKAKWWLMNIVTAASMVIAACYAYFGWEMYVTFLAAGIYNIGVNSQFTLWSGAFNKTQMDLNAKEKRFGQKNSFNMKSLLLLIPKMFLPMVVFATMQYSFGITAGVISIAILGLIGFLLREKIFDIIVKHYKVEKYSTLEAFKNKD from the coding sequence ATGTTTTTAAAATTCCTGAGATTAGAGTTTAAAAGTTTTTTTCGTGGCACTTCTTTGGGGATTAATCTGGCGATGAAGATTCTCCGTTTTATCGGGATTCTTTATTTCATGCTGTGTCTGGTAGGAGGTGCATTTGCCGCATTTTACTACATTCAGGAAGAAATGCACCAAGATCCTTTAAAAATCGTTTCTAAATTTTTAGTTGCAGCCTGGGCAGTCGATTTGATTCTCAAATATATGTGGCAGGAAATGCCGACGCAGAATATCAAACCTTTTCTTACTTTAAACATTCCTAAGAAAACGTTGGTCAATTATATGTTGAGCAAGACTTTTCTGTCGGCTTTCAGTTGGCTGAATTCTTTATTTTTCATTACATTTTCCGCAATCGCACTATTCAACGGATATAGTTTTATAAACGTTTTTGGATGGTTTATCGGAGTTTCGCTGTTGTTTTATCTTAATAATTTCATTAATATACTCTTTAATGATAAAGAAACAATTGCAATTGTTGTCGGGTGCATTTTTGCAGCGGTTGCCGGTTTGACCTATTATAATATTTTACCGACGCTGTCATATTCGGAAGCATTTTTCTATGGCTTTTTTGAAAAACCTTATTTAGCCTTAATTTCTATTGCTTTGTTTTTGGGCCTGTGGTGGATTTGTTTTAAACATATTCATCAGGTATTTTATCTTGATGAAGGTCTGGAAGCGAAAAAAACAGTCGGAAAAACAGAAAACATTGCTTTCTTAAATAAATATGGAGCAATCGGAACCTTCATCAACAATGATATTAAAATGCTGAGACGAAATAAAGTGACCAAAGGCATCCTGCTGGGAAGTTTTATGTTTCTTTTTTACGGAATGCTGATGTTTACCTCATCGATCTATAAAACGCCTGCCATGATCATGTTTATGGGATTATTTGTTACGGGAGGGTTTCAGTTTATGTTTGGACAGAGAGTTCCGGCTTTCGACAGCTCTTATTATCCTTTAATGATGACGTTGAACGTTCCTTATAAAGAATATTTAAAAGCAAAATGGTGGTTAATGAATATTGTAACGGCTGCATCAATGGTTATTGCTGCATGTTATGCATATTTTGGTTGGGAAATGTATGTGACTTTTCTTGCGGCAGGGATTTATAATATAGGCGTTAATTCTCAATTTACGCTTTGGTCAGGAGCTTTCAACAAGACACAGATGGATCTTAATGCTAAGGAAAAAAGATTCGGACAAAAAAATAGTTTCAATATGAAATCATTACTGTTATTAATTCCAAAAATGTTTTTACCAATGGTAGTTTTTGCGACGATGCAGTATTCCTTCGGAATTACGGCAGGAGTTATAAGTATAGCGATTTTGGGGCTGATCGGGTTTTTATTAAGAGAAAAGATTTTCGACATTATCGTAAAACATTACAAAGTAGAAAAATACAGTACATTAGAAGCATTCAAAAACAAAGACTAA
- a CDS encoding ABC transporter ATP-binding protein, which produces MITINNLSKTYGKATVLNIENLEIPNGETFGLVGNNGAGKTTLFSLMLDLIQATTGFVSIDGIKVNESEAWKNKVSAFVDDSFLIGYLTPEEYFYFIGELRGQNKASVDEFLKQFHDLFNGEILNSGKYVRDLSKGNQKKVGIIGAIIGNPEIIILDEPFANLDPSTQIKLKNLIKELSKQDGVTFLISSHDLSHTTEVCNRIVVVNKGQLVKDIQTNPETLKDLEQYFADQVSRPTEAI; this is translated from the coding sequence ATGATCACAATTAATAATTTATCTAAAACATACGGCAAAGCAACCGTTTTAAATATAGAAAACCTTGAAATTCCCAATGGCGAAACGTTTGGGTTAGTTGGCAATAATGGAGCCGGAAAAACAACGCTTTTCAGCTTAATGTTAGACTTAATTCAGGCAACGACAGGTTTTGTGAGCATTGACGGAATTAAAGTAAACGAATCTGAAGCTTGGAAAAATAAAGTTTCCGCTTTTGTAGATGATTCTTTTTTAATAGGATATTTAACACCGGAAGAATATTTTTATTTTATCGGAGAATTAAGAGGGCAGAATAAAGCTTCTGTTGATGAGTTTTTAAAACAATTTCACGATCTTTTTAATGGGGAAATTTTGAATTCCGGAAAATATGTTCGTGATTTATCTAAAGGAAATCAGAAAAAAGTAGGAATTATTGGTGCTATTATAGGAAATCCTGAAATTATCATTTTGGATGAGCCTTTTGCAAATCTTGATCCTTCCACTCAGATAAAACTGAAGAATTTAATCAAAGAATTATCAAAACAAGATGGAGTTACCTTCCTTATTTCAAGTCACGATCTTTCGCATACGACAGAAGTCTGCAACAGAATTGTTGTAGTGAATAAGGGACAATTGGTGAAAGATATTCAGACAAACCCGGAAACATTAAAAGATCTTGAACAATATTTTGCAGATCAGGTTTCTCGACCTACTGAAGCTATTTAA
- a CDS encoding DNA-directed RNA polymerase subunit omega, producing MSVKDTKAEVNTITYDKDKIEDKVGSIYEAIVIMGKRAEQINAEIRTELHNKLDEFAVHNSTLEEVFENREQIEISKHYEKLPKPTSIAIEEWLNGDVYFRKTEERK from the coding sequence ATGAGTGTAAAAGATACAAAAGCAGAAGTAAATACCATTACTTACGATAAGGATAAGATTGAAGACAAAGTAGGTTCAATCTACGAAGCGATTGTTATCATGGGGAAAAGAGCAGAGCAGATCAATGCAGAAATTCGTACAGAATTGCACAATAAGCTTGATGAATTCGCTGTTCACAATTCTACATTAGAAGAAGTTTTCGAAAACAGAGAACAGATCGAAATCTCTAAGCATTACGAAAAACTTCCGAAACCAACTTCTATTGCTATCGAAGAATGGTTAAACGGTGACGTATATTTCAGAAAGACTGAAGAAAGAAAATAA
- a CDS encoding outer membrane protein assembly factor BamD — MKKYILGIFAVAVVASCVSKQERAMKSADKNLILKTANENFAKKKWKNALALYDRLPNLVAGTDDAPNVVFNSAYANYYDKNFRLAGNQFKNFAISFPQDKRKEEASYMSALCYYEGSMDYNLDQSTTQSAINELQDFLNNYPNSERSKNINTLVDELSYKLEFKAYENARQYFKMGEYKAANTALENVLDDFPSTKLRPKIYDYIVKSRYELATKSVYDLKDERIESALAFTRQVEKEMPNTDVAKTALDIRQKLEKEKKDFVVVKKQTEARIAALTERQKKQVAQAAEKNKTEQQMKDQIDAEKKAMQIQRDSAALQTPPPAATFKIQR, encoded by the coding sequence ATGAAAAAATATATTTTAGGTATTTTTGCTGTAGCAGTAGTAGCATCGTGCGTAAGTAAGCAGGAAAGGGCAATGAAAAGTGCAGATAAGAATCTCATTTTAAAAACTGCTAATGAAAACTTTGCTAAAAAGAAATGGAAAAATGCTTTGGCACTTTACGACAGGCTTCCGAATCTTGTTGCAGGAACAGATGATGCTCCGAATGTAGTTTTCAATTCTGCATATGCGAATTATTATGACAAGAATTTTAGATTAGCAGGAAACCAGTTTAAGAATTTTGCAATAAGTTTTCCTCAGGATAAAAGAAAAGAAGAGGCTTCATATATGTCTGCCTTATGTTATTATGAGGGATCTATGGATTATAACCTTGATCAGTCTACCACACAGTCTGCAATCAATGAGCTTCAGGATTTCCTTAATAATTATCCAAATTCGGAAAGATCTAAAAATATCAATACCTTAGTTGATGAATTGTCTTACAAACTTGAGTTTAAAGCTTATGAAAACGCAAGACAATATTTCAAAATGGGTGAGTATAAAGCTGCAAATACAGCTTTAGAAAACGTGTTGGATGATTTCCCAAGTACAAAACTTCGTCCGAAAATTTATGATTATATCGTAAAATCTCGTTACGAATTGGCGACAAAGTCTGTTTATGACCTTAAAGATGAGCGTATTGAAAGTGCTTTGGCATTTACAAGACAGGTCGAAAAAGAAATGCCCAATACGGACGTTGCAAAAACAGCTTTAGATATCAGACAAAAACTTGAAAAAGAAAAGAAAGATTTCGTAGTTGTTAAGAAGCAGACAGAAGCAAGAATTGCAGCTTTAACTGAAAGACAGAAAAAACAGGTTGCTCAAGCTGCAGAAAAGAACAAAACGGAGCAGCAAATGAAAGATCAGATTGATGCTGAGAAGAAAGCAATGCAGATCCAGAGGGACAGTGCGGCACTTCAGACACCTCCGCCGGCGGCGACTTTCAAGATTCAAAGATAA
- a CDS encoding TetR family transcriptional regulator: MKKKFTEKQIHILDIAEELIAKKGYEGTSVRDICSKANINVAMISYYFGSKEKMMSYLYQYRVLKTRENFSEFADTIKDGKPEMQLKEIIKYIVAQLFKYNYFHGFVTQELRHTENLKDELLDFYQLFVKKLDDVIKKGVASGVFTYTPKPEDILTTIIGSTLFVIRNRNFYELYVPNKSEETYTKEAEKKVRMNLLMSVFAILGYAAD; encoded by the coding sequence ATGAAGAAAAAATTTACAGAAAAACAAATTCATATTTTAGACATTGCTGAAGAACTTATTGCAAAAAAAGGCTACGAGGGTACATCTGTGAGAGACATCTGTTCCAAAGCTAATATAAACGTTGCGATGATCTCTTATTATTTTGGTTCAAAAGAAAAAATGATGTCCTATCTGTATCAGTACAGGGTTTTAAAAACCAGAGAAAATTTTTCAGAATTTGCGGATACCATTAAAGACGGGAAGCCTGAAATGCAGTTGAAAGAAATTATTAAATATATTGTTGCTCAGTTATTTAAGTATAACTATTTTCATGGTTTTGTCACTCAGGAACTTCGTCACACTGAAAATTTAAAAGATGAATTGCTCGATTTTTATCAGTTATTTGTCAAAAAGTTAGATGATGTTATTAAAAAAGGAGTGGCTTCGGGAGTTTTTACCTACACTCCAAAGCCTGAAGATATTCTCACAACGATTATCGGATCAACATTATTTGTAATCCGCAACAGAAATTTTTATGAACTATATGTCCCTAATAAAAGTGAAGAAACATATACAAAAGAAGCTGAAAAAAAGGTAAGAATGAATCTTTTAATGAGCGTTTTTGCAATTTTAGGATACGCTGCAGACTAA
- a CDS encoding Dyp-type peroxidase — MSIESQNVTDYPNTNTIFMVWRLVDDPKLKDVFQQLCALVMNLNNSVFNRFPDSRASCVMGIGYNAWNILELPTPLPKELVNFEEIKGEKHTAVSTPGDLHFHLRADDKSIIFDMAIEISKLLTPVAEGILEINGFKYWDDRSILGFVDGTENPHNEDRDFFAKIGDEDLQYKGGSYLFTQKYLHNMNAWRSLSTGDQEKVIGRSKENDIEMSDNLKPSNSHIALANIGDDLKIVRDNMPFGSPSTGEFGTYFISYANSFSTTKKMLTNMFVGDPVGNYDRILDFSTAVTGTLFFVPTRNMLDDFSG, encoded by the coding sequence ATGAGTATTGAATCTCAAAATGTAACTGATTATCCAAACACCAATACAATTTTCATGGTTTGGAGGCTGGTTGACGATCCAAAGCTGAAAGATGTTTTCCAGCAATTATGCGCTTTGGTTATGAACCTTAATAATTCTGTTTTCAACAGATTTCCCGACAGCAGAGCAAGTTGTGTGATGGGTATCGGTTATAATGCATGGAATATTTTGGAACTTCCAACGCCGCTTCCGAAAGAACTGGTGAATTTTGAAGAAATTAAAGGAGAAAAACATACCGCAGTTTCTACGCCGGGAGATTTGCACTTTCATTTGAGAGCAGATGATAAAAGTATCATTTTTGATATGGCGATTGAGATTTCAAAATTATTAACACCGGTTGCAGAAGGCATTCTGGAGATTAATGGCTTTAAATATTGGGACGACCGCTCGATTCTCGGTTTTGTGGACGGTACTGAAAATCCACATAATGAAGACCGTGATTTCTTCGCCAAAATAGGAGATGAAGATCTTCAGTATAAAGGCGGAAGTTATCTTTTCACCCAAAAGTACCTTCACAATATGAATGCGTGGAGAAGTCTTTCAACGGGAGATCAGGAAAAGGTGATAGGAAGATCAAAAGAGAATGATATCGAAATGTCGGATAATCTAAAACCTTCAAATTCTCATATTGCTTTGGCTAATATCGGCGATGATCTGAAAATTGTAAGAGATAATATGCCTTTCGGAAGTCCTTCTACAGGGGAATTTGGAACGTACTTTATTTCATATGCGAATAGTTTTTCTACGACTAAAAAGATGTTGACAAATATGTTTGTCGGCGATCCTGTCGGGAATTATGATAGAATTTTAGATTTCAGTACAGCTGTTACAGGAACGCTTTTCTTTGTTCCGACGAGAAATATGCTGGATGATTTTTCGGGATAA
- a CDS encoding TatD family hydrolase, with the protein MEFFDFHHHKKNVTYGIYNLDLKSKPIGSPFSIGIHPKDIDINNLENQFDWLRATISENCFAIGECGLDSFVEIDQKIQEEVFLKQIKIANEVKKPIIIHCVRKFYEVISFKKQAKQPMIIHGFNKKESIARDLLKNNFYLSFGNAVLYNLSLQNTLKITPLDKIFLETDNEDFNIKELYQKVSEIKEISLEKLNKQILENLETIKNG; encoded by the coding sequence ATGGAATTTTTTGATTTTCATCATCATAAAAAAAATGTCACGTACGGAATCTATAATCTTGATCTGAAAAGCAAGCCGATTGGCTCGCCATTTTCTATCGGGATACATCCGAAAGATATTGATATTAATAATCTTGAAAATCAATTTGATTGGTTACGGGCAACCATTTCAGAAAATTGTTTTGCCATTGGAGAATGCGGTCTGGATTCTTTTGTAGAGATTGACCAAAAAATTCAGGAAGAAGTTTTTTTGAAACAGATTAAAATTGCCAATGAAGTAAAAAAACCCATCATTATTCATTGCGTGAGAAAATTTTACGAGGTTATTTCTTTCAAAAAACAAGCGAAACAGCCCATGATTATTCATGGTTTTAATAAAAAAGAGAGCATTGCAAGAGATCTGCTTAAAAATAATTTTTATCTGAGTTTTGGAAATGCGGTTTTGTATAATTTATCTTTGCAAAATACTTTGAAAATTACTCCTTTAGACAAGATATTTTTAGAAACAGACAATGAAGATTTTAATATTAAAGAATTGTATCAAAAAGTTTCAGAAATAAAAGAGATTTCTTTAGAAAAGTTAAACAAACAAATTTTAGAAAATTTAGAGACGATAAAAAATGGATAA
- the coaBC gene encoding bifunctional phosphopantothenoylcysteine decarboxylase/phosphopantothenate--cysteine ligase CoaBC codes for MSFSGKKILIAISGGIAAYKIHFLIRDFVKKGAEVQVIMTPDAEHFVTKLSISTLSKKPVYTEFYGDNGTWNSHVEMALWADVMVVAPCTSNTLSKMVHGMCDNLVIATYMSAKCPVFIVPAMDLDMYVHPSTKKNLELAESFGHSIIPAESGELASGLVGQGRMSEPETITRIIEDFFNSNIEKTLDGKTVLITAGPTYEAIDPVRFIGNHSSGKMGFSLAEEASKRGAKVILISGPSSQFINDKNVTLYKVTSAKEMLAKVFEFYDKIDIGIASAAVADYAPKEVAKEKIKKNDDNLTIELVKNPDILKTMGEKKTHQFLVGFALETQNEEENAKGKLDKKNLDMIVLNSLRDEGAGFKNDTNKIKIFTKTEKKEFTLKSKDDVAKDILDFVESQLLK; via the coding sequence ATGAGTTTTTCCGGGAAAAAAATTCTCATTGCGATTTCTGGAGGAATTGCAGCTTATAAAATACATTTTCTGATCAGAGATTTTGTGAAGAAGGGAGCGGAAGTTCAGGTGATTATGACTCCTGATGCAGAACATTTTGTAACTAAGCTGAGTATTTCTACCTTGTCTAAAAAACCTGTGTACACAGAATTTTACGGAGACAACGGAACATGGAACAGTCATGTGGAAATGGCTTTGTGGGCAGATGTGATGGTTGTTGCACCTTGTACCTCAAATACCTTATCAAAAATGGTTCACGGAATGTGTGATAATTTGGTCATTGCAACTTATATGTCTGCGAAATGCCCTGTTTTTATCGTACCTGCAATGGATCTGGACATGTATGTGCATCCTTCTACAAAGAAGAACTTAGAATTGGCAGAAAGTTTCGGGCATTCTATTATTCCTGCGGAAAGTGGAGAACTGGCAAGTGGTTTGGTTGGACAGGGCAGAATGTCGGAACCCGAAACGATCACAAGAATAATTGAGGATTTTTTTAATTCAAATATTGAAAAAACTTTAGATGGAAAAACGGTTTTAATTACCGCCGGACCGACTTATGAAGCAATTGATCCTGTAAGATTTATAGGGAATCATTCTTCAGGAAAGATGGGGTTTTCTTTGGCGGAAGAAGCTTCAAAAAGAGGGGCGAAAGTTATTTTGATTTCTGGGCCAAGCTCTCAGTTCATTAATGATAAAAACGTTACTTTATATAAAGTGACTTCTGCAAAAGAGATGCTTGCAAAAGTTTTCGAATTTTATGATAAAATAGATATCGGAATTGCCAGTGCAGCCGTTGCAGATTACGCTCCGAAAGAGGTTGCCAAAGAAAAAATTAAAAAGAATGATGATAATTTAACGATAGAACTGGTTAAAAATCCTGATATTCTTAAAACAATGGGCGAGAAGAAAACCCATCAGTTTTTGGTAGGTTTTGCATTGGAAACTCAAAATGAGGAAGAAAATGCAAAAGGAAAGTTAGACAAAAAGAACCTTGATATGATCGTTTTAAACTCGCTTCGTGACGAAGGTGCGGGTTTTAAAAATGATACCAATAAAATAAAAATATTTACCAAAACGGAAAAGAAAGAATTCACCCTGAAATCTAAAGATGATGTCGCAAAAGATATTTTGGATTTCGTTGAATCTCAACTTTTAAAATAA
- a CDS encoding tRNA threonylcarbamoyladenosine dehydratase codes for MDKNWLERTELLIKEEGLERLNKATVLVVGLGGVGSFAAEFLARAGVGSMTIVDGDTVDITNINRQLPALHSTVGKYKVEVVAERLLDINPDLNLTKINEFLNPERMDEVLDSAKFDYILDCIDSVTPKLCLIIGAKRRRIKIVSSMGAGGKTDPSKVMVRDISKTEHCHLARQVRKRLKKVKIDKGVRCVFSNDIQDEESLKMTDGSNYKRSFYGTISYMPAIFGLYAASEVINHLLKKD; via the coding sequence ATGGATAAAAACTGGTTGGAAAGAACAGAGCTTCTCATCAAGGAAGAAGGCTTGGAAAGATTGAATAAAGCTACTGTTCTCGTTGTTGGCTTGGGGGGAGTCGGTTCTTTTGCAGCCGAATTTCTGGCAAGAGCCGGAGTGGGGAGCATGACCATCGTAGACGGCGACACGGTTGATATCACAAACATTAACAGACAGTTACCTGCTTTACATTCTACTGTAGGAAAATACAAAGTGGAAGTTGTTGCTGAAAGACTTTTAGATATTAATCCGGATCTTAATTTAACCAAAATCAATGAGTTTTTAAATCCTGAAAGAATGGATGAGGTTCTGGATTCTGCAAAATTCGATTATATTTTGGATTGTATCGACAGTGTTACGCCTAAACTTTGTTTAATTATTGGTGCTAAAAGAAGAAGGATAAAAATCGTAAGTTCGATGGGAGCAGGAGGAAAAACCGATCCAAGTAAAGTGATGGTAAGGGATATCAGCAAAACCGAACATTGTCACCTTGCAAGACAGGTAAGAAAAAGGCTTAAAAAAGTGAAAATCGATAAAGGTGTTCGCTGTGTTTTCTCCAACGATATTCAGGACGAAGAAAGCCTGAAAATGACCGATGGAAGCAATTATAAAAGATCTTTCTACGGAACAATAAGCTATATGCCTGCAATTTTCGGATTATATGCAGCTTCAGAAGTGATTAATCATTTATTGAAAAAAGATTAA